A region of the Carya illinoinensis cultivar Pawnee chromosome 16, C.illinoinensisPawnee_v1, whole genome shotgun sequence genome:
CATGATTTTGGCTGATTTTCCATGCATGTTCACGATGAGCATTTTGACACTTGCATAAAGACGTATATCTGTTACTTTGCAACAATTGTTCAATATCAAACTGCCCACTAATTGTCTCTCCCATCCTTTAAAGATGCTCTAAGCTAGTTATtctcccttttattttttatgctctCTGATCGTGCCTAAGGATTCCAGCACTTCACAGCTGGGAGAATAATTTCCCCTTACGGCAGCTTACATGATATTTTTTTGTCAAATGAAAATCTGGGAATGTATGTATCGAAGGGctacaaatacataaaaattaattttgcataccaaaattaaaaaaaaaaaaaaaaaaaaaaaacgttataTATACACTTGATATTATACCCACATTAACAGAACTTATATGTTTCTTCTCAACAATTGACCctcttttaatcttttttatttcagCTGGAGTGTACCAATTCGAATTTTGTAAGAGATAATTAGCAAggttgttttgaaaattatgtggattaaaatGCAAACAATATTGTGTACGTGAATCCCATGCATGCAGTACAGCTAGGCCAATACAAGTAATGTTTCATATTATCCATCTTAGTGGAAAAGCAAGGCAAGGAAGCATATATGCAGCAGGCTTGGTGGGTATTAAGTTGATTTCAGACGGACAATAGATCATGATCAGCGTAAACATATATAGCtagaggtatatatatatatatatgtgtgtgtgtgtgtgtgtgtgatagaaatgatcattaaaatgagataagagaatgaaacagaacaaaatatttatacatgAATGAAATGAACATGAGGTCTTCTAAATATGTCGAGTCATTGTAGCAAGAAggcaaattattattattattttttaacgtaAACAATATATCAtagaaaacatattttcaacCATTTAgatcaaactatatatatatacgactCAGTTTTGCTTGAGGAAATACCCATGTAAGGAACCCTGAACTGCTTATGTTCAGTACCAACCAGTTAAGTATGGTTCTACATCATGATACACGTTGTTACGGGACTTCAATCTTAGGTCGTCTATTTTTTCCACTACTTTCCTTTACCCTTAATGGATCATctcttattaataaataaatacataaatactgATAGGCAATGCCAGTACCTTATGATCATAGTGAGATAAGATTGTGATGATGATGTAGTATGTAAAATTTTCCTAATATGGAAGAGGAGgatgtgaaaaataaaagatattctCTATGTATAATTAGTTTCAAACTTAATATATTCTCCATTTTGTAATGTGAATTTTTCCCACTTTCTAGGGAAAGTTCATAGTTACGACAAATTGATGATAAGAAGCGAATATAAACaagaaccaaaaagaaaatcctTACGATATCATCCGCAGATGCAATTAAGAGGATCAGTGGAACAAATTGCTTAAAGAACTAGCATATTCCAGTGGCAAAATCCTAAGATCATCATCTACTTTCCCCACTACGAATTGGAATAATCCTAATTCATCAACAAGGAAACAGAACCTAATACTTCGAACTTGCTCGAATCAGACCCAACAATTTCTTGCACCACAAACACTGTCTTGGTACTTTATGATCTgcatatatattctaacaaaaaattaagCATCGAAGGATGGATGGAGAAATTTGTTTCCAATTAATGGGGCCGAAATGATTCGAATTTATCCTGGGATTTCCCAAGACGTCATTGATTACCCAACTGTGTTAGAATCCTAATCTCTAGTGAGAGGCACATAACGTTACATTTCAAGTACTATGCATAAAAGTCTTATGTTAGGGGAAGATTCTGCACTAGCAGCCGAAATATTGCTGCcccaaatatttaaagaatgaagtAAATCTCTCAAGACATACGTCTCATGCATGGGATGTTAATTAAGAATCATTCTCCAAAGTGAAACCATCGCGGAATCCGTCAAATCAGATAGGGGACGTACGTGGACTTGTCCAAAGAAAAGTAGTGTATACGGTATACGGTCTCACTTTTGATTAGCATTATCAGGTCCCAGATGCCTGATCTACAGAATATGTTACAATGGCTATCCCAGATGCCTCTGCGTAATTCAATTTTCCATCACATGATGTAAATGGGTTTTGCTTCTATAAAAGGGGGCCACTCCCTCTGCAAACTCCAACACCCTAAATATTCCTGAATTTCTTGATAACGAAAGAAAATTCTAATTAAGTTTCTAGGAGATGAAGGTCGACGGAGGAGAGAGGAGATATGCTCTTCTTCTAGCTGCAAAGGACTCCGACTATGTCAAGAAAGTGTATGATGGGTACTTCAACGTGTTTGTTGCAGCTTTTGGGGAAGAAGGAGAGAGTTGGGACCTGTACAGAGTCATAGAGGGGGAGTTCCCACACATGAATGAACTCCGAAACTATGATGGGTTTGTGGTAAGTGGCAGCCCTAGTGATGCTTATGGGAATGATTCCTGGATCCTCAAGCTTTGCTTGCTTCTCCAAACTTTGTATGCCATGCAGAAAAAAGTCCTTGGGATTTGCTTCGGTCATCAGGTAATTAATGTACCTTAACCTAAATTTTTTGGTGATTTCATACGATAatgttagaaaattttaaaacttattattattattattattattattattattggttctAGGTCTTGTGCAGAGCCTTGGGTGGAAAGGTGGGCAAAGCCTATACAGGGTGGGATGTGGGGCTGAGGAAAGTGAACATAGTGAAGGACTTGGCACCATGCTGCTTCCTTGATGACTTGGGTGAAATGCCAACTTCACTTTCCATTATTGAGTGCCACCAAGATGAGGTTTTTGAGGTTCCTCCAGGAGGTGAAGTGATTGCATTCTCAGACAAAACAGGTGTGGAAATGTTCACTATTGGAGACCATATTTTAGGCATTCAAGGCCATCCTGAGTACACCCAAGACATTCTTCATAATCTCATTGATCGCCTTCTCAATATGGATGCCTTCGAGGTAGTCAACCAAGTTCTTCTATTTTGGGATCTTTTCTTTTTAGGTCTTTTTCATAGACGGTCTAACTTCTTTTTCCACTACATATATTCACACTTATGTTtgagaaaattttaataattgcaGAGAGGTTTTGCCGACAAAGTAAGGTTTATTTTACAAACAGCTGAACCGGATAGAAAGTACTGGGAAAGAATATGCAGGAACTTTCTCAAGGGATGATAGTTTCGCCTCCTTTCTGAAGATCAACTTGGGCGTTCTCAATTATCTGTTCTGCTCACTGTTTCTTATCCGGTTTCTTTCTCTGTCGACTAACCTAACATGGTTAGCATAAACATGTCGTAGCCTGTGTACTTAAACTTTTGTCCATATGTTGAGGGAATATATACcaatatatgattttcaaagAGGAATATTTATTCTTGTTGAGTCACATCATTCGTTTCGCTCTTAAATAAACATAATACTTGCATGTCATTTAGCTATAACTTCATCtcctaaaaataaacataaacataGACACATTAATCCATtgatcatttgaaagtttttaacTAAAAAACTTTCATGGCCATTTATTTtgctgcaatatatatataggataatCGACCTGATCATAACATAGAGATGAGTAGTTAGTCACTGGTATAAAATTTATGTCTTCATGTGGGCAAGAAGAAGCCAGATATGAGTAATCAACCCTCCCCCTCGCCTGAGCTGCTCTGCGTGGCACTCCAACGGGCAGTTGCTTGCCGCATAGCACAGCATCTCCACCCACACGCTACTCATGAGTTCCCATTTGTTCTCCAGTTTCATCAAACTCCTGGTTAGTCTTTCCACATCCTGCAACAGGTGCCAGTTGGATGTTACCACAGTTTCCATCCTTTTACTGGAGTCCGATTCCTTGGGAATTtcttcattcatccaaatccAACAGAACTCGCCTTCATCCTCTCTCGTTACCGATAGTCCAGTAGACGTTGTTGATAAGAATGTTTTGAGTTTAGTAAGAGCATGCTCGAATATTATGTCAGCTGTTGTGGCGCATAACATTTGAGGGCGCAATGCTAGAAGATACATCATGTAATTTGAGAGTGTTTTGCTCATTTCCATATGCCTATTTGCAGTACTCATGCATTGAACATCTGCACGATAGCAGATGTCTGTTGCAAGATGCCATATGGTAATGCTCTTATCGAAATCTCTCATAACACTCCATCTGAAATCATGGCTAGGGCATCCATACCTTTCAAGTGCCCAGTGACCTCTTTTCGTGATAGGCTTGGAATTTCTCACATTATCCACCTTTTTCAACTCTTCCACAATCAGTTCTTTCAATTCGTTGGAAAAGTCCAAGCGGCTCCTACTCATGCTCTTTTTGAACTCCATTTCCTTGCCAAAAAACTTCATTATTTTACTACAGTACTTGAACTGCTTGTCATGAAGGCTGAAGCTTAATAAATTGAATTGTCCCAATGAATGGGACCACCGTTTCCACTTTCTTGACTTTGGGCCAAGAACTCGCAAACAATGCATCACAACAGGAGAAGAATTATGGTGCTTGATCATTTGAATTATAGCCCAGTCCGAGAAAGGTAGAAGTATGATCTGATAAACCTCTAAAATCATGGCTGCAACTATTAGTACCACCAAGATACAGAAATGAGAATGACCATCTTTTAAAGACTTTGTCAAGTACAAGATCACGAGGCCACATAAAGTAGATGCTAAACTCAAGAAATAAAGGATACGGAGAATACAGCCTGTCCTCGAATATATGATAGGAGACTTTGTGTAGAGCACATCATACATGAAGCCAAGTTCAACATctgtgattttgaagatgtcCTCAGGCGAATATGCATCAATGGACATCCAGGGAAGAGATTCATAAAAAGGCTTGTAAAGCCAGTTCTCAAGGTGAGGCTTCAAGCAATCAAAGCGGCAATAAGCCTTTAAGATTAGTTCTAGACCAGGAATGCCCCAGCTGGTTAGTTGTCGGAATAAAGAAGGAACGTGATCATCTGCTTCTTGGTGAATTTCCTTGATGCTTAGACCAGAGTTCTTCAGTGATGAATTGAGAGCCCATATGAACTCTTCATACTTGATTATTCCAGCCAGAAACAAGAGCATGTATAGGAATGAGAACCAATTTATAATACTCTCGAAACTGAGAATGATAGAAGCTGTAACACCCACTTGAATTACTAGGTTATGAAACTGCCCCAATCCCAACTTATCATCTTCTATTGAGTATGCAGTAATGGTATCCGGGTTTCCAGCCTGAGCTAAAATTAAAGGTGCCAACAGTAATTTTAGCTCCCAATTGGCAGCATGCTTAAAACTTTCGAGTTCGGTTGCAGCGAGTTTGCAGAGTGTTTCTGCATCCATTGCATCAACCTTGCCAAGGTTATAATCTCTGACTGAGATTGCAGCGAGCTTGCCAATAACAATCTTTGCAACAGAACCTGACAGCAAGTAGGCGGACAAAACTGTGAATCTTATCCACAATCCTGGGATATATTTTCTGCGACTGCCATAGAACGTGAGGACAATTTGCAAGGCCAAGTTCACAAAAAATAGCACTTCAATCTCAGGCCATGAATCCCACGGTAGCTTCTCATGTATTACTAGATCGTCGTCCAAAATGAATGGGGccatatatattttctctatCAAAACAATGTAATTTtccttcatttatttattttgtgtaactAGAGGAAAAGTGGAGGAATTAATTAAACAGCCAAATTGAAGTTAAAAGACAGAAAAATGGGCATGCacataactaattatattacaaATAGCTAGCCAGTGCTAGCTGGAACTCAagcttataattaatttaatgttgaaagagtaatgctatatacaatttTGAATTGTGCAAGTATCATGTaaccattttaaaaaattaattttctttttatgaaagttatgtatttatttatttttttaagtaattacgTAATGCTTGCATACTCACAACTGCAAGTATCATTTCTAATATTGAAAATTAAACTTGACTTTATTGCTCAAATTGAAGGGTTATTTTCGGTCAGGATTTGAAGGGGCTACAGTTATTCAACTTATCAATTGGATTTTTATTCATAA
Encoded here:
- the LOC122298998 gene encoding uncharacterized protein LOC122298998, translating into MAPFILDDDLVIHEKLPWDSWPEIEVLFFVNLALQIVLTFYGSRRKYIPGLWIRFTVLSAYLLSGSVAKIVIGKLAAISVRDYNLGKVDAMDAETLCKLAATELESFKHAANWELKLLLAPLILAQAGNPDTITAYSIEDDKLGLGQFHNLVIQVGVTASIILSFESIINWFSFLYMLLFLAGIIKYEEFIWALNSSLKNSGLSIKEIHQEADDHVPSLFRQLTSWGIPGLELILKAYCRFDCLKPHLENWLYKPFYESLPWMSIDAYSPEDIFKITDVELGFMYDVLYTKSPIIYSRTGCILRILYFLSLASTLCGLVILYLTKSLKDGHSHFCILVVLIVAAMILEVYQIILLPFSDWAIIQMIKHHNSSPVVMHCLRVLGPKSRKWKRWSHSLGQFNLLSFSLHDKQFKYCSKIMKFFGKEMEFKKSMSRSRLDFSNELKELIVEELKKVDNVRNSKPITKRGHWALERYGCPSHDFRWSVMRDFDKSITIWHLATDICYRADVQCMSTANRHMEMSKTLSNYMMYLLALRPQMLCATTADIIFEHALTKLKTFLSTTSTGLSVTREDEGEFCWIWMNEEIPKESDSSKRMETVVTSNWHLLQDVERLTRSLMKLENKWELMSSVWVEMLCYAASNCPLECHAEQLRRGGGLITHIWLLLAHMKT
- the LOC122299526 gene encoding gamma-glutamyl peptidase 5-like — encoded protein: MKVDGGERRYALLLAAKDSDYVKKVYDGYFNVFVAAFGEEGESWDLYRVIEGEFPHMNELRNYDGFVVSGSPSDAYGNDSWILKLCLLLQTLYAMQKKVLGICFGHQVLCRALGGKVGKAYTGWDVGLRKVNIVKDLAPCCFLDDLGEMPTSLSIIECHQDEVFEVPPGGEVIAFSDKTGVEMFTIGDHILGIQGHPEYTQDILHNLIDRLLNMDAFERGFADKVRFILQTAEPDRKYWERICRNFLKG